The window TCGACACCCTATTTACACAATACTCATTATCACTCTCTTGACCGAGAGCACACGCTCTGTCACTTTATTTGTATGACGGTATGAAAACAGCGGGAGGACATCATGAGCAGAAAGGTACGTTCCGTTCGGGTTCCCAAGGAGTTGGAGACCATGAACCTGTCCGGCATCATCCATGAGTGTGAGCGGTATCTGCGCGACCTTGAGTCCGCAACCCTTCTCAAGCAGCAGGGTAATCAGGAGGCGGCCGAAGCTCTGATGCGCGCCCGCCAGACCGATCTGGGGAAAAAGATCAGCAAGCTCGTGTGGGAAGCACGGGTGGAATACGGCAAGCACCACTAGCTGACGCAAGGACAAACCTGTCAGCGGCTGAATGAGTTTTTTTGAAGAGAGAGAGAAAATGGAACCCAAATCCGCAAAAGAATCCGAAGTAGTCATGACCCATCTGGTGCTGCCGCAGGACGCCAATCCTGCGGGCAACCTGCATGGTGGCGTGATCCTCAAGCATATTGATACGGCTGGCGGCGTAGTGTGCAAAAAGCACTCGCGCTCCAACATCGTGACCGTGTCCATCGACCGCATGGCGTTCAAGCTGCCCGCCTACATGGGCGAACTGCTGACCTTCAAGGCGAGCCTCAATTACGTGGGCCGCTCCAGTATGGAAGTGGGCGTACGCGTGGAAGCAGAGAACCTGACCACCGGAGAAATCCGGCACACCAACTCCGCCTACCTGACCTATGTCGCGCTGGACAAGAACGGCAAGCCCACTCAGGTGCCGCCGCTGCGGCTGGAAGACGACA of the Pseudodesulfovibrio sp. zrk46 genome contains:
- a CDS encoding acyl-CoA thioesterase, with the translated sequence MEPKSAKESEVVMTHLVLPQDANPAGNLHGGVILKHIDTAGGVVCKKHSRSNIVTVSIDRMAFKLPAYMGELLTFKASLNYVGRSSMEVGVRVEAENLTTGEIRHTNSAYLTYVALDKNGKPTQVPPLRLEDDTAKRRHREAELRRELRQKERELEQNGGKLCEE